A portion of the Bacillus sp. es.034 genome contains these proteins:
- a CDS encoding ASCH domain-containing protein — protein MTNQELPPKTCTIERLVTKAEDVEKVLQGTKTATRRNGRYADVGEIMELQGKKYIVNSVYSQSLGELTDDHAKQEGFQSVEEYKNAILSYHPGMPWHPGMKVWVHEFSLVTE, from the coding sequence ATGACAAATCAAGAACTGCCACCAAAAACATGTACCATCGAGCGTTTAGTCACGAAAGCGGAAGACGTTGAAAAGGTGCTTCAAGGAACGAAAACGGCGACCCGCCGTAATGGAAGATACGCGGATGTCGGGGAAATCATGGAGCTTCAAGGAAAGAAATACATAGTCAACAGCGTCTATTCACAGTCACTCGGCGAACTGACAGACGATCATGCCAAGCAAGAAGGATTTCAATCAGTGGAGGAATATAAAAACGCCATCCTCTCTTATCATCCAGGAATGCCGTGGCATCCAGGCATGAAAGTATGGGTCCACGAATTTAGTTTAGTGACAGAATAG
- a CDS encoding potassium channel family protein, producing the protein MATIVTVGAILFILANLIYFFKDKHFKYSYFSTALFLKLFFILLSIMIGFAVLYYALSFDNPMLKVSSPSGKPVEHSFLNYLYYSGVTILSVGYGDYIPTGHLRFFALLEAAIGLLLPTAYFMKVLDSKSNKGNE; encoded by the coding sequence TTGGCAACCATCGTCACAGTAGGAGCCATTTTATTTATTTTGGCCAACTTAATTTATTTTTTTAAGGATAAGCATTTTAAGTACAGTTATTTCAGCACAGCGTTATTTCTGAAGCTGTTCTTTATACTTCTCAGCATCATGATTGGATTTGCTGTACTCTATTATGCCCTGTCGTTTGACAATCCGATGCTCAAGGTAAGTTCACCGAGTGGGAAGCCGGTGGAACACTCATTCCTCAATTACCTTTATTATAGCGGGGTCACGATTTTGTCAGTCGGTTACGGGGACTATATCCCGACGGGGCATCTCAGATTCTTTGCGCTGCTTGAAGCGGCGATCGGACTGTTACTCCCGACTGCCTACTTTATGAAGGTATTGGATTCGAAGAGTAATAAGGGGAATGAATAA